In one window of Hymenobacter nivis DNA:
- a CDS encoding XrtX-associated membrane protein, which produces MPASVARSPGPYRLLVAALVALLLGLGLFEEEVFDALGHLWHPAGAPAAVPGITTHGWPVAISYRLLYAVLNVALLHLLLHGRYTVAAVLAYTAGYAAGAGLLWLGQRAGLPIAALTGHRVLDVLSSPLPVMFAYPLALLTGPKAPAHPAL; this is translated from the coding sequence GTGCCCGCTAGCGTCGCCCGCTCACCGGGGCCCTACCGCCTGCTGGTGGCCGCGCTAGTGGCCTTGCTGCTGGGCCTGGGCCTGTTTGAAGAAGAAGTTTTTGACGCGCTGGGCCACCTCTGGCACCCTGCTGGAGCCCCGGCGGCCGTGCCCGGCATCACCACCCACGGCTGGCCCGTGGCCATCAGCTACCGCCTCCTCTATGCTGTGCTGAACGTGGCCCTGCTGCACCTGCTGCTACACGGCCGCTACACTGTGGCGGCCGTGCTGGCTTACACCGCGGGCTACGCGGCCGGCGCGGGCCTGCTGTGGCTAGGGCAGCGGGCGGGCCTGCCCATCGCCGCGCTCACCGGCCACCGGGTGCTCGACGTATTGTCATCGCCGCTGCCGGTCATGTTTGCCTACCCGCTGGCCCTGCTGACGGGCCCCAAAGCTCCTGCCCATCCCGCACTGTGA
- the xrtX gene encoding exosortase X, translated as MKLSLPSPSQPDRPALRFLLVFATLYALWALGYDGLVGPDGRLDHALSANLAAAAGALLRAVGFAAGTAPANPILVVLNGQPVVSVGDPCNGLLMYALFAGFVVAFPGPWWHKLWFVPAGILAIYALNVGRVALLALNHAYWYHSVDFNHHYTFTFVVYGAIGALWMLWARRNASGLLVATPALQGAR; from the coding sequence ATGAAGCTTTCCCTACCTTCCCCTTCGCAGCCGGACCGACCCGCGCTGCGCTTTTTGCTGGTATTTGCTACCCTTTACGCTCTGTGGGCGCTGGGCTACGACGGCCTGGTGGGCCCCGACGGCCGCCTCGACCACGCCCTGTCGGCTAACCTGGCGGCCGCCGCGGGGGCCCTGCTCCGGGCGGTGGGCTTTGCTGCCGGCACCGCCCCGGCCAACCCCATACTGGTGGTGCTCAACGGCCAGCCGGTCGTGTCCGTCGGCGACCCGTGCAACGGGCTGCTGATGTACGCGCTGTTTGCGGGCTTCGTGGTGGCGTTTCCGGGGCCCTGGTGGCACAAGCTCTGGTTTGTACCGGCAGGCATCCTGGCCATCTACGCCCTGAACGTGGGGCGCGTGGCCCTGCTGGCCCTCAACCACGCCTACTGGTACCATTCCGTCGATTTCAACCACCACTACACCTTCACATTCGTGGTGTATGGGGCCATCGGGGCCCTGTGGATGCTGTGGGCGCGACGCAACGCCAGCGGCTTGCTGGTGGCTACCCCGGCACTGCAAGGTGCCCGCTAG
- a CDS encoding PID-CTERM protein-sorting domain-containing protein, producing the protein MKILFLVSLRTLTVGAVLALAAGVSLQARAQGSTGPTPTDPLPTDPPVTPPTAVPLDGGASLLLASGVAYGVRVLRRRRKK; encoded by the coding sequence ATGAAAATCTTATTCCTCGTTTCGCTCCGCACTCTCACCGTTGGCGCCGTACTGGCGCTGGCCGCTGGTGTTTCCCTGCAAGCCCGGGCACAGGGCTCCACCGGCCCCACGCCCACTGATCCCCTCCCTACCGACCCACCCGTTACCCCACCCACGGCCGTGCCCCTCGACGGGGGTGCCTCGCTGCTGCTGGCCAGCGGCGTGGCCTACGGCGTGCGGGTACTGCGCCGCCGCCGCAAAAAATAG
- a CDS encoding DUF4394 domain-containing protein: MKTFVPFSPSQNFSGRPWLATLGLGLGLLATTPALAQTPTIYGLGTLSQAIKPNTDPLYPAGAPAGAQGILPINADTGTPGAFPTLITGVAAGQTLVGMDYRPNTGTLYALGYDPNIAFDATQQVFNAQLYVLDPTTAIATAVGTTGISLNLGTNVTRIGFDFNPTVDRIRVEGSSMRANYRLNPNTGGIAAFDSPPLLTYNTAPNNAYAPVIGSVAYTNSYAGSTSTALYALDIPGVGASDQEAIAPNSGLLSFQSPPNGGILTNSKAVTLDGNQFGSPVAANVDVYYDPTSGTNKGYLTYVKARAANGTSSSDFYDFDVSTGAATNKRNILSASLSTPFDIRDIAVVIAAPTQPALVGQLLYAVAGGNLISFDSGAPGNIRSAVNFGGGITAGETTVGIDFRPATGQLFALGYNATAGTATVYAVNITTGGLTAAGAAIPLALGAATDRVGFDFNPTVDRIRVVATNGNNYRLNPNDGTLVLKDGNLTAGATVGAVAYTNSSSAANSTALYDYDAVAGQLYLQNPPNNGTLVAVGAAGGPMSADGADFDIFNTRGTTTNAAFLAVAPGGTAGAPNFDNLYTVDLTAGTAAAVGHIGLGSNVSGLTAFIAIGTALAWNGSADTNWANAANWMPNRVPTNVDDVTIPGGMPNQPAVSGSQAARYVVLASGTTITSTDGSTLTVGGNFTNNGSMLLGAGSGTITLAGTAAQVIGGTGTSAFQNLTVGTAPVSLAGTAAVRRVLLLNGNLTVAGQSFTLLSDATNSAQVVNAAGNVTGPVTVQRYIDGGINSGAGYRHYAAPVTGSTMANLATSGFVPVVNPAYNTAAIPSQVRPFPKVFGFDEARINTSGNPTPQDFDKGFFSPGALSDALTPGQGYVVNIPASETVDFVGTLNNGDVARTGLTRGGQTESGWQLLGNPYPSPISWTTTYKDGATGLFNAVYVVKSTGQYAGGYASYVNGVGTNGGTDQIATGQGFFVRVAAAGTPGTLTFKNSGRLTSYASPAFQRGDATAAPLVRLALRNAAGRADETVVYFDATATAGFDAALDAYKLNPAGATMALATAGPEALSIDARPALGTADVLVPLSVRTEAGSYTLAAAELLRLPTGTKAFLRDALTGSVTDLSQQPSYPFAVVAGASATGRFSVLFTTQAVLATAPAALSKQVNVFPNPARGTVSVGLPASLARQAIDATLVNALGQTVLRATLPAGTMSQLALPGVARGVYTLRLLTAEGTVNKRLIVE; encoded by the coding sequence ATGAAAACATTCGTACCGTTTTCACCGTCGCAAAATTTCTCAGGTCGGCCCTGGCTCGCTACCCTCGGCCTCGGGCTAGGCTTGCTAGCTACCACCCCGGCCCTCGCTCAAACGCCTACCATCTACGGCCTGGGCACGCTGAGCCAGGCAATTAAACCGAATACCGATCCACTCTACCCTGCCGGGGCACCGGCGGGCGCGCAAGGCATTTTGCCCATCAACGCCGATACTGGTACTCCGGGCGCTTTTCCTACCCTGATTACGGGGGTCGCGGCTGGACAAACGCTGGTTGGAATGGACTATCGCCCCAACACCGGTACGCTCTACGCCCTAGGTTACGACCCCAACATTGCATTTGATGCAACGCAGCAGGTTTTTAATGCCCAGCTATACGTACTGGACCCCACCACGGCAATAGCCACCGCCGTTGGCACCACGGGCATCTCGCTGAACCTAGGTACCAACGTCACCCGTATCGGTTTCGATTTCAACCCTACCGTGGACCGCATCCGCGTGGAGGGCAGCAGCATGCGAGCTAACTACCGGCTCAACCCCAACACCGGTGGCATCGCCGCCTTCGACAGCCCTCCCCTACTGACTTATAATACTGCGCCGAACAACGCGTATGCACCAGTCATTGGCTCGGTAGCCTACACCAATTCCTACGCCGGCAGTACCAGCACGGCTCTTTATGCACTGGACATCCCGGGCGTGGGCGCCAGTGACCAAGAGGCCATTGCCCCGAACAGTGGCTTACTATCGTTCCAAAGTCCGCCCAATGGCGGGATTTTGACTAACTCTAAGGCCGTGACGCTGGACGGAAACCAGTTCGGTAGCCCCGTGGCGGCGAATGTGGATGTGTATTACGACCCCACTTCCGGCACTAACAAGGGTTACCTGACTTATGTAAAGGCAAGGGCTGCCAACGGCACTTCGAGTAGCGACTTCTACGACTTCGACGTGAGCACCGGGGCCGCTACCAATAAGCGCAACATCCTTTCCGCCTCCCTAAGTACCCCCTTTGACATCCGCGACATTGCGGTCGTTATCGCCGCACCTACCCAGCCGGCGCTGGTAGGGCAGTTGCTGTACGCGGTGGCCGGCGGCAACTTGATTTCGTTCGATTCGGGGGCCCCGGGGAACATCCGCTCGGCGGTGAATTTTGGCGGCGGCATTACCGCTGGCGAAACCACAGTGGGCATTGATTTTCGCCCCGCCACCGGCCAGCTGTTTGCCCTGGGCTACAACGCGACGGCAGGCACGGCCACGGTGTACGCTGTGAACATAACCACGGGAGGCCTTACCGCCGCAGGTGCAGCCATTCCGCTGGCCCTGGGCGCGGCCACCGACCGCGTGGGTTTCGACTTCAACCCCACCGTGGACCGTATCCGCGTGGTGGCTACCAACGGCAACAACTACCGTCTCAATCCTAATGACGGGACCCTCGTGCTCAAGGACGGTAACCTGACGGCTGGAGCTACGGTGGGCGCCGTCGCCTACACAAACAGCAGCAGCGCCGCCAACAGTACCGCCCTCTACGACTACGACGCCGTAGCAGGCCAGCTTTACCTCCAAAACCCGCCCAATAACGGCACCCTTGTGGCCGTGGGCGCCGCCGGGGGCCCCATGAGCGCCGACGGGGCCGATTTTGACATCTTCAACACCCGCGGCACCACCACCAACGCGGCCTTCCTGGCCGTGGCGCCCGGCGGCACGGCTGGGGCCCCCAACTTCGACAACCTCTACACTGTGGACCTGACCGCGGGCACCGCAGCCGCCGTGGGCCACATCGGCCTGGGCAGCAATGTGAGCGGCCTCACCGCTTTCATCGCCATCGGCACCGCCCTCGCCTGGAACGGCTCGGCCGACACCAACTGGGCCAACGCCGCCAACTGGATGCCCAACCGCGTGCCCACCAACGTGGACGATGTGACCATTCCCGGCGGCATGCCCAACCAACCCGCCGTAAGCGGCAGCCAGGCGGCCCGCTACGTAGTGCTAGCCAGCGGCACCACCATCACCTCTACCGACGGCTCGACGCTGACGGTGGGCGGCAACTTCACCAACAACGGCAGCATGCTGCTCGGCGCGGGCTCCGGCACCATCACCCTGGCCGGCACCGCCGCCCAGGTCATCGGCGGCACCGGCACCTCGGCCTTCCAAAACCTGACCGTGGGCACGGCCCCCGTCAGCCTGGCGGGCACCGCCGCGGTACGCCGCGTGCTGCTGCTCAACGGCAACCTCACCGTCGCCGGCCAGTCGTTCACGCTGCTTTCGGATGCCACCAACTCGGCCCAAGTGGTGAATGCCGCCGGCAACGTCACGGGCCCCGTCACAGTGCAGCGCTACATTGATGGCGGCATCAACAGCGGCGCGGGCTACCGCCACTACGCCGCGCCGGTGACGGGCTCCACGATGGCCAACCTGGCCACCAGCGGCTTCGTACCCGTGGTGAACCCGGCCTACAACACCGCGGCCATCCCCAGTCAGGTGCGGCCCTTTCCCAAGGTATTCGGCTTTGACGAGGCCCGCATCAACACCAGCGGCAACCCCACGCCGCAGGATTTTGACAAGGGCTTCTTCTCGCCCGGGGCCCTGTCCGACGCCCTCACGCCCGGCCAAGGCTACGTTGTGAACATTCCCGCCTCGGAAACGGTGGACTTCGTGGGCACGCTCAACAACGGCGACGTGGCCCGTACCGGCCTCACCCGCGGCGGCCAAACTGAGTCGGGCTGGCAGCTGCTGGGCAACCCCTATCCTTCGCCCATCAGCTGGACCACGACCTATAAGGACGGCGCTACGGGCCTGTTCAATGCCGTGTACGTGGTGAAATCGACCGGCCAGTACGCCGGCGGATACGCCAGCTACGTGAACGGCGTGGGCACCAATGGCGGCACCGACCAGATTGCCACCGGCCAGGGCTTCTTCGTGCGGGTAGCCGCCGCCGGCACCCCCGGGACCCTTACCTTTAAAAACAGCGGCCGCCTGACCAGCTACGCCAGCCCGGCCTTCCAGCGGGGTGATGCCACCGCGGCGCCGCTCGTGCGCCTGGCCTTGCGCAACGCCGCCGGCCGCGCCGATGAGACCGTGGTGTACTTCGACGCCACCGCTACCGCCGGCTTCGACGCCGCCCTCGACGCCTACAAGCTTAACCCCGCCGGGGCCACGATGGCCCTGGCCACCGCCGGCCCCGAGGCGCTGTCCATCGACGCCCGCCCCGCCCTCGGCACCGCCGATGTGCTGGTGCCGCTCTCAGTGCGAACCGAAGCTGGCAGCTACACCCTCGCCGCCGCCGAACTGCTACGCCTGCCCACCGGCACCAAAGCCTTCCTGCGCGATGCCCTCACGGGCAGCGTAACCGACCTCTCCCAGCAGCCCAGCTACCCGTTTGCGGTGGTGGCCGGTGCTTCGGCCACCGGCCGCTTCAGCGTGCTGTTCACCACGCAGGCCGTGCTGGCTACGGCCCCCGCAGCCCTCAGCAAGCAGGTGAACGTGTTCCCGAACCCGGCCCGTGGCACGGTGTCGGTGGGCCTGCCCGCTTCCCTGGCCCGCCAAGCCATCGACGCCACGCTGGTAAACGCCCTGGGCCAGACAGTGCTGCGCGCCACACTGCCCGCAGGCACCATGTCGCAGCTGGCCCTGCCCGGCGTCGCCCGCGGCGTGTACACGCTGCGCCTGCTCACAGCCGAAGGCACCGTCAACAAACGCCTCATCGTCGAATAA
- a CDS encoding sugar MFS transporter, translating to MVLSTATPSLAPPPFTERRYVVTLIFVVSLFMLWGLGVTMTDILNKHFQQVLHVSKANSAYVQAATFGAYFVMGLPAGWFMKRFGYQKGVILGLSLYAAGAFLMVPAANAASFTFLLMALFVLACGLGTLEAVAHPFLDGLGDPASSDRRITFSHAINGIGAVSGPLIGGYFVLRGNHAAGDLSSVKVLYTIIGVVVGSVGLLFAFVKVPQLNAEHTPETRLGAPNETPTDLAADKSLFQHKHFVWACVAQLFNTAAQGGTWAFFINYGTDYMALKPGPAIHGFWQVGTLLSRTVGLVPGLPHLANDVAAYFFSLSLVGMMLGRFLGTYLMQYIAPNRLLAFAAVANIVMCLIVAQHWGWVSFGALIGLNFFFSVMFPIIYSLGLKDLGRHKQLASSFIVMGVVGAALFPRFVMGPVANTSVAHAYYLPIICYVVVFVYGAKLYKAGRG from the coding sequence ATGGTGCTTTCTACCGCTACTCCTTCCCTGGCGCCGCCGCCGTTCACCGAGCGGCGCTACGTTGTTACCCTCATCTTCGTCGTGTCGCTGTTCATGCTCTGGGGCCTGGGCGTCACCATGACCGACATCCTCAACAAGCACTTCCAGCAGGTGCTGCACGTGAGCAAGGCCAACTCGGCCTACGTGCAGGCCGCCACCTTCGGGGCCTACTTCGTGATGGGCCTGCCCGCGGGCTGGTTCATGAAGCGCTTCGGCTACCAGAAAGGCGTTATCCTGGGCCTAAGCCTGTACGCGGCCGGGGCCTTTTTGATGGTGCCGGCCGCCAACGCCGCCTCGTTCACCTTCCTGCTCATGGCCCTGTTCGTGCTGGCCTGCGGCCTGGGCACGCTCGAAGCCGTGGCGCACCCGTTCCTGGACGGCCTGGGCGACCCAGCCAGCTCCGACCGGCGCATCACGTTCTCGCACGCCATCAACGGCATCGGGGCGGTGTCAGGGCCCCTCATCGGGGGCTACTTCGTGCTGCGCGGCAACCACGCGGCCGGCGACTTGTCCTCCGTGAAGGTGCTCTACACCATCATCGGAGTGGTAGTGGGCAGCGTCGGGCTGTTGTTTGCCTTCGTGAAAGTGCCCCAGCTCAACGCCGAGCACACGCCCGAAACGCGCCTGGGGGCCCCCAACGAAACGCCCACCGACCTGGCGGCCGACAAAAGCCTGTTCCAGCACAAACACTTTGTGTGGGCCTGCGTGGCGCAGCTCTTCAACACGGCGGCGCAGGGCGGCACCTGGGCGTTTTTCATCAACTATGGCACCGATTACATGGCCCTCAAGCCCGGGCCGGCCATCCACGGGTTCTGGCAGGTGGGCACGCTCCTCAGCCGCACCGTGGGCCTGGTGCCCGGCCTGCCCCACCTGGCCAACGATGTGGCCGCGTACTTCTTCTCCCTCAGCCTGGTGGGCATGATGCTGGGCCGCTTCCTGGGCACCTACCTCATGCAATACATTGCCCCCAACCGCCTGTTGGCCTTCGCGGCCGTGGCCAATATCGTCATGTGCCTCATCGTGGCGCAGCACTGGGGCTGGGTGTCATTCGGGGCGCTCATCGGGCTCAACTTCTTCTTCAGCGTCATGTTCCCGATCATTTATAGCTTAGGGCTCAAGGATTTGGGTAGGCACAAGCAACTGGCCTCGTCGTTCATCGTGATGGGTGTGGTGGGCGCGGCGCTGTTTCCGCGCTTCGTGATGGGGCCGGTGGCCAACACCAGCGTGGCCCACGCCTACTACCTACCCATTATCTGCTACGTGGTGGTGTTTGTGTACGGCGCGAAGTTGTATAAAGCGGGGCGCGGCTAA
- a CDS encoding FAD-containing oxidoreductase produces MNQSFDALIIGAGQAGPPLAGRLTAAGWTVALVERQDFGGTCVNTGCTPTKALIASAKAAYTLRQAADYGLPPVGDFAVDLAPVQARKDAIVAASRDGIENWLTHMPGCTVFRGTARFVSATAMQVGDDVLEAKHIFLNVGSRPASPPLPGIGQVPHLTSSSILALKELPTHLVIVGAGAVGLEFGQMFRRLGAQVTIMERSPRLLPHDDEDVAAAVHEILTNEGITLRLGVECISLGQEDGQPVVRVNCKQDASPSRGSHLLLAMGRQPNTDDLALEKAGLRADARGFILVDEQLQTAVPGIWALGDCNGRGAFTHTAYNDFEIVAANLLDHDPRRVSDRLPASAIYIDPPFAKVGLTEAEVRAAGTPALVGRRPMTKVGRAVEKGETQGFMKVLVHAETDQILGASIVGVGGDEAIHCIITAMYARQTAAFMRRNVFIHPTVAELIPTVFGELKPLAATPEQ; encoded by the coding sequence ATGAACCAATCCTTCGATGCGCTGATTATTGGGGCCGGCCAGGCGGGCCCGCCGCTAGCCGGCCGGCTCACGGCCGCAGGCTGGACGGTGGCCCTTGTGGAGCGCCAGGACTTCGGCGGCACCTGCGTCAACACCGGTTGCACGCCCACCAAGGCCCTCATTGCCAGCGCTAAGGCCGCATACACCCTGCGCCAGGCGGCGGACTACGGCCTGCCGCCGGTGGGCGACTTCGCCGTGGACCTGGCCCCGGTGCAGGCCCGCAAAGACGCCATTGTGGCGGCCTCGCGCGACGGAATTGAGAACTGGCTGACGCACATGCCCGGCTGCACCGTGTTTCGGGGCACCGCCCGGTTTGTATCGGCCACCGCCATGCAAGTAGGCGACGACGTACTGGAGGCCAAGCACATTTTTCTGAACGTGGGGAGCCGGCCGGCCAGCCCGCCGCTGCCCGGCATCGGGCAGGTGCCGCACCTCACCAGCAGCAGCATTTTGGCGCTGAAGGAGTTGCCGACGCACCTCGTCATTGTGGGCGCGGGGGCCGTAGGACTCGAATTTGGGCAGATGTTCCGGCGGCTGGGCGCGCAGGTCACCATCATGGAGCGCAGCCCGCGCCTACTCCCGCACGACGACGAGGACGTAGCCGCTGCCGTGCATGAAATACTTACTAACGAAGGTATTACGCTGCGCCTCGGGGTCGAGTGCATCAGCCTGGGCCAGGAAGACGGGCAGCCCGTGGTTCGGGTGAACTGCAAACAAGATGCCTCGCCCAGCCGCGGCTCGCACCTGCTGCTGGCCATGGGCCGCCAGCCCAACACCGACGACCTAGCCCTGGAAAAAGCTGGCCTGCGCGCCGACGCCCGCGGCTTCATTCTGGTCGATGAGCAGCTGCAAACGGCAGTGCCCGGCATTTGGGCCCTGGGCGACTGCAACGGCCGCGGCGCCTTCACGCACACGGCCTACAACGACTTCGAAATCGTGGCCGCCAACCTGCTCGACCACGACCCGCGCCGCGTCAGCGACCGCCTGCCCGCATCGGCCATCTACATCGATCCGCCCTTCGCCAAAGTTGGCCTCACGGAGGCCGAAGTGCGCGCCGCCGGCACGCCCGCCTTGGTGGGCAGGCGCCCGATGACCAAAGTGGGCCGAGCCGTGGAAAAAGGCGAAACCCAGGGCTTTATGAAGGTGCTGGTGCACGCCGAAACCGACCAGATTTTAGGCGCCAGCATCGTGGGCGTAGGCGGCGACGAGGCCATCCACTGCATCATCACGGCCATGTACGCCCGGCAAACCGCCGCCTTCATGCGCCGCAACGTATTTATCCACCCCACCGTGGCCGAGCTAATTCCGACGGTATTCGGCGAGCTGAAACCGCTGGCCGCGACCCCCGAACAGTAG
- a CDS encoding ABC transporter permease/substrate-binding protein: protein MKTLAELFAFWHEQAGKLGQQTLQHVALTAAALLLGVAVGVPVGLWLTRRPRWAPAVLGTAGVLQTVPSIALLGFLIPVMGIGAAPAILALLLYSLLPIIRNTVAGVQGVPAAVVEAARGLGFTDGQILRRVELPLALPVLMAGIRTATVINVGVATLAAYVAAGGLGEFIFGGIALNNPAMILAGAIPAAALALAFDAGLGALEKLSARRLRVAGGALLLALPVLAAGYWLPQAAGRLRAGFSPEFIGRADCLPGLTHTYGLTHLPSVVLAPALVYEAARAANVDVIDGYSTDGRIQAYGLRVLRDDLHALPPYFAAPVVRPALLRAHPEVGPVLDQLSGQLSDSAMTNLNYQVDFLHRAPRAVALAWLRRKGLWKVPRPLPPGAPVVRLGSKIFAEQYILVEMYAALIRGNTDLGVATKTGLGGTTICFEALRGGEIDLYPEYTGTGLQVLLQPSAAVLDSLGGRPAAVFQYVQAEFQRRYGLAWRAPLGFNNAYCLLMRQQQAGALGIASISDLGGYLRR, encoded by the coding sequence GTGAAAACCCTTGCCGAACTCTTCGCCTTTTGGCACGAACAAGCCGGCAAGCTGGGCCAGCAGACCTTGCAGCACGTGGCCCTGACGGCCGCCGCCCTGCTGCTGGGCGTGGCCGTGGGGGTGCCCGTGGGCCTGTGGCTGACGCGGCGGCCGCGCTGGGCCCCGGCGGTGCTGGGCACGGCCGGCGTGCTACAAACCGTGCCCAGCATCGCCCTGCTCGGCTTTCTGATTCCGGTGATGGGCATTGGGGCGGCCCCGGCCATCCTGGCGCTGCTGCTGTACTCGCTGCTACCCATCATCCGCAATACGGTGGCCGGGGTGCAGGGCGTGCCGGCGGCCGTGGTAGAAGCCGCTAGGGGCCTGGGCTTTACGGATGGCCAGATTCTGCGGCGCGTGGAGCTGCCCCTGGCCCTGCCCGTGCTAATGGCCGGCATCCGCACGGCCACCGTCATCAACGTGGGGGTAGCCACGCTGGCGGCTTACGTGGCAGCCGGCGGCCTGGGCGAGTTCATATTTGGCGGCATTGCGCTGAACAACCCGGCCATGATTCTGGCCGGCGCCATTCCGGCCGCCGCCCTGGCCCTGGCCTTCGATGCGGGCCTGGGGGCCCTGGAGAAGCTCTCGGCGCGGCGGCTGCGGGTGGCGGGCGGGGCCCTGCTGCTGGCTTTGCCGGTGCTGGCCGCCGGCTACTGGCTGCCCCAGGCCGCGGGCCGGTTGCGGGCGGGCTTCAGCCCGGAGTTCATCGGGCGGGCCGACTGCCTGCCGGGCCTCACCCACACCTATGGACTCACGCATCTGCCCAGCGTGGTGCTGGCCCCAGCGCTGGTATACGAGGCCGCCCGCGCCGCGAATGTGGACGTTATCGACGGCTACTCGACCGACGGGCGCATCCAGGCTTACGGCCTGCGCGTGCTGCGCGACGACCTTCACGCCCTGCCGCCCTACTTCGCCGCGCCCGTGGTGCGCCCCGCCCTGCTCCGCGCCCACCCCGAGGTGGGCCCCGTGCTCGACCAGCTCAGCGGCCAGCTCTCCGACTCGGCCATGACGAACCTGAACTACCAGGTCGATTTTCTGCACCGCGCGCCGCGGGCCGTGGCCCTGGCCTGGCTGCGCCGCAAGGGCCTCTGGAAAGTGCCGCGCCCGCTGCCGCCCGGGGCCCCGGTGGTGCGCCTGGGCTCGAAGATTTTCGCCGAGCAGTACATTCTGGTGGAGATGTACGCCGCCCTCATCCGCGGCAATACCGACCTGGGCGTAGCCACCAAAACCGGCCTCGGGGGCACCACCATTTGCTTCGAGGCGCTGCGCGGCGGCGAAATCGACCTTTATCCCGAGTACACCGGCACGGGCCTGCAAGTGCTGCTCCAGCCCTCGGCGGCGGTACTCGACTCGCTGGGCGGCCGGCCGGCAGCGGTGTTTCAGTACGTGCAGGCCGAATTCCAACGCCGCTACGGCCTGGCGTGGCGCGCGCCGCTGGGCTTCAACAACGCCTACTGCCTGCTGATGCGGCAGCAGCAGGCCGGGGCCCTGGGCATTGCCAGCATCTCGGACCTGGGCGGCTACCTGCGGCGATAG
- a CDS encoding chloramphenicol acetyltransferase gives MKQPIDLATWPRREHYEFFSKFDEPFFGLVADVDCTPAQAEAKRLGMSFFLYYLYHAVEAANAVPEFRHRIEPSQVVAYDRVHASATIGRPDHTFGFSFIEQQPALADFVAGAQLEIAAVQAIGGLNLTERTGRPDVLHCSAIPWVRFTGLTHARSFGGLDSCPKLSFGQVYAAGATRRMAVAVNVHHALADGYHVGQFLDAFQQRLSGGGGG, from the coding sequence ATGAAGCAGCCCATTGACCTGGCCACCTGGCCCCGCCGCGAGCATTACGAGTTCTTTTCGAAGTTTGACGAGCCGTTTTTCGGGCTGGTGGCCGACGTGGACTGCACACCGGCCCAAGCCGAAGCCAAGCGCCTCGGCATGTCGTTTTTCCTCTACTACCTCTACCACGCCGTGGAGGCCGCCAACGCAGTGCCCGAGTTCCGGCACCGCATCGAACCGAGCCAGGTAGTGGCCTACGACCGGGTGCACGCCTCGGCCACCATCGGCCGACCCGACCATACGTTCGGCTTTTCCTTCATCGAGCAGCAGCCGGCCCTGGCCGATTTCGTAGCCGGGGCCCAGCTTGAAATTGCGGCCGTGCAGGCCATCGGCGGCCTCAACCTGACCGAGCGCACCGGCCGGCCCGACGTGCTGCACTGCTCGGCCATTCCGTGGGTGCGCTTCACCGGCCTCACCCACGCCCGCAGCTTCGGGGGGCTCGACAGCTGCCCCAAGCTTTCCTTCGGCCAGGTATACGCCGCCGGGGCCACCCGGCGCATGGCCGTGGCCGTGAATGTGCACCACGCCCTGGCCGACGGCTACCACGTGGGCCAGTTCCTGGATGCCTTCCAGCAGCGACTGAGCGGGGGGGGGGGGGGGTGA